GCGCTTCCGGCTCCCACATGCGCTTCAGCTCGGCCACTGTCAGACACTTGACGAAGTCGTTGCGCGGGCTGACCACGACCGAGAGCCCGTCGAACGCCACCGGCAACTCGATAAACTCGATCCCTGCCTTTTCGCAGGCTTCGCGCTCCGACACCGAGATCGGCCGCGAAGCGTTCGAGATCGCGGTCTCGCCGGCGCAGAACCGCTTAAACCCGCCGCCTGTGCCGGAGATGCCGACGGTGATGCGGACGTTCGGAGCGTACTTCCGGAACTCTTCTGCCGCCGCCGCCGTAATCGGGAACACCGTGCTCGAGCCGTCGATAACGATGTCGCCGCGCAGACGGGAGAGCTCTGCTGCGTTCGCCGGCGGCTGAACGGTGACCCGCTGGCCGCCCGGTTGCTGCTGTTGCCCGCCACCCGTCTGGCCTTGAACGGAAGGGGCGCCGCCGCCAGTCTGCGCTTGGGGCTGACAGGCACTCAACACGAGCGTGGCGGCCAGCAAGCCAACCACGCCGCGGCCGCGCCATCCTGATAACGATGAGACCACTGCTTTCCTCCTGTTTCTGCGTCCATTTGACCTGCTGGAACCGTAGCCGACGCAAGTAAACACGACTGAATTTCTTCGTTAACGGAAGGTAAACACGGCGTTCTGTACGAAGTTCTTACACTCCACAACGGCACATTGCGCCTTGGGCGGCCAAGAAATAGAAAACACCTCGAATACGGAGTATCAGCATGGATCTTCAGCTGGCTGGAAAAATCGCCCTCGTCACCGGGGCCAGCCGCGGCATCGGCAAGGCGATTGCGCTCGGCCTCGCTGCAGAAGGCGCGCACGTCGCGCTCGTCGCCCGGGGCGGCGACGCGCTGCGGCAGGCGGCGGCAGAGGGCGCGCGCTGGGGTGTTCGGACTCTGCCCATCGAAGGAGACGTCACGGTCCCGGCGGACCTCGAGCGGATCGTCTCGCGAACGGCGAGCGAGCTTGGCGGGATCGACGTGGTTGTCGCCTGCGCCGGCGGCGCGCGCCACCTCCCCGCGATCGAAGCGACCGACGCCGACTGGCAGGATGGCATTGCGCGCAATCTCCTTCATGTCGCACGCCTCGCCCGCCTTGTCTATCCGTATCTTCGTCGAGGACCAGGACGGATGATCGTCATCGCTTCTATCTGGGGACGCGAGGCGGGCGGGTCAGTCATTTACAACGCGGTCAAAGCCGCCGAGATCAGCCTCGCCGCGATGCTCGCGCGGGAATGGGCGAAAGACGGGATCGGCGTCGTCGCCCTCTGTCCGGGCTCGATCATCTTTCCCGGCGGCAGCTGGGAGCGGCGCCAGCGCGACGATCCGGAAGGCATTGCAGCTTTCCTCCGCCAAGAAATCCCGATGGGGCGCTTCGGTACGCCTGAAGAGGTGGCCGACGTCGCAGTCTTCTTGGCGTCGCCCCGCGCGCGTTGGGTAACCGCGACAACCGTGGTCGTCGACGGCGGCCAGAGCCGCTCCCTCCACTGATCGCGGGCAGCGCCCTGCCACTCGTGTTTCGGGAAGCCGGGCGCGACGAGGAGCGCGCTTCGCGGCAGTGCCGCGCCCCGAGAGGAGGGGCTGCCGGTTTACGAGCGGCGAGGACGAGCGCTGCTCGCCCCTCTTCGCAGCGGCGCGATGCTCTGAGCGGCAGGTTCGAGCGCGGATGTGCTCACCCCTTGGGGGACGCTCTGCCTCGTTCGAGCGTTGGTACGCGCTGCTGCAACGTTCACGCCACTTCGATGGC
This genomic stretch from Dehalococcoidia bacterium harbors:
- a CDS encoding SDR family oxidoreductase; this encodes MDLQLAGKIALVTGASRGIGKAIALGLAAEGAHVALVARGGDALRQAAAEGARWGVRTLPIEGDVTVPADLERIVSRTASELGGIDVVVACAGGARHLPAIEATDADWQDGIARNLLHVARLARLVYPYLRRGPGRMIVIASIWGREAGGSVIYNAVKAAEISLAAMLAREWAKDGIGVVALCPGSIIFPGGSWERRQRDDPEGIAAFLRQEIPMGRFGTPEEVADVAVFLASPRARWVTATTVVVDGGQSRSLH